The following coding sequences are from one Epilithonimonas vandammei window:
- a CDS encoding glycosyltransferase family protein: MKILYAFQGTGNGHLARAQEIIPILKKHALVDTLISGHQTQLKSDFDIDFRFKGISLLYNKTGGLSYKKTLFHNNFCKAAKVIKDMDLTAYDLIINDFEPLTGWTAKLKNLPIIELSHQASLTFKETPKPDKKDWLGDFILKHYVPCDKKIGFHFDNYNPSIKKPVIRKNIRKLNPDKKGHYLVYLPSFSDEVITNMLTRIDVEWKVFSKYARQIQKFRNVEIFPIDELKYLELFESCEGILCNAGFETPAEALFMNKKLFVIPIENQYEQECNAFALHKMGVSSSERLDPSKIREWINSEQLIEVDYPDNIESILTKEVLY; encoded by the coding sequence ATGAAAATATTATATGCCTTCCAAGGTACAGGGAACGGACATCTTGCCAGAGCTCAGGAAATTATCCCGATTCTAAAGAAGCACGCCTTGGTAGATACGCTGATCAGTGGTCATCAGACCCAGTTGAAGTCGGATTTCGACATTGATTTCCGATTTAAAGGCATCTCCCTGTTATATAATAAAACTGGGGGACTTTCTTATAAAAAAACATTGTTTCACAACAATTTTTGCAAGGCTGCAAAAGTTATTAAAGATATGGATCTGACCGCTTATGATTTAATTATTAATGATTTTGAACCACTGACGGGGTGGACGGCTAAACTTAAAAATCTGCCGATCATAGAACTGAGCCACCAGGCATCATTAACGTTCAAAGAAACCCCAAAGCCCGATAAGAAAGATTGGTTGGGAGATTTTATTCTGAAACATTATGTGCCATGTGATAAAAAAATCGGTTTCCACTTCGATAACTATAACCCAAGCATTAAAAAACCGGTTATCAGGAAAAATATCAGAAAACTGAATCCGGATAAAAAAGGGCATTATCTGGTATATCTGCCGAGTTTTTCTGATGAGGTTATAACAAATATGCTAACAAGGATTGATGTGGAGTGGAAGGTTTTTTCCAAATACGCCAGACAGATTCAGAAATTCAGGAATGTGGAAATCTTTCCTATTGACGAATTAAAATACCTTGAACTGTTCGAATCCTGCGAGGGAATTCTCTGCAATGCTGGTTTTGAAACACCCGCCGAAGCTCTGTTTATGAATAAGAAACTATTCGTGATTCCTATTGAAAATCAATACGAACAGGAATGCAATGCTTTTGCCCTTCATAAAATGGGTGTTTCAAGTTCCGAAAGACTTGACCCATCCAAAATCCGGGAATGGATTAACTCTGAACAATTAATCGAAGTGGATTATCCGGATAATATTGAGAGTATCCTGACAAAAGAGGTGTTGTATTGA